From a single Pleurodeles waltl isolate 20211129_DDA chromosome 10, aPleWal1.hap1.20221129, whole genome shotgun sequence genomic region:
- the LOC138260690 gene encoding olfactory receptor 1f45-like, whose translation MGNHTTMDNFILLGLSNNPKHDSFLSMLFFIMYFASLIGNISIILVIIRCPQLHTPMYFFLCSLSTVDLCLTTATVPKLLFNLFSGRKTISFYGCFIQMYFFLCAGVMDSFLLAVMAFDRYLAICDPMHYTTIMSRKVCVLLVAGSWMIVSLHALMHTVMSASLSFCSSNVIHHFFCDVPPMLKLSCSATFANEMIIFTEGSFIIMGPMIFIIVSYIRIISTVLKIQSSKGRNKAFSTCTSHLTAVTLFYGAILFMYFRPSSSYSLEYDKAISVIYTVVTPMLNPFIYSLRNKEVKGALRKTWIRS comes from the coding sequence ATGggcaaccacaccaccatggataaCTTCATTCTGCTGGGATTATCAAATAATCCAAAGCATGATAGTTTCCTCTCTATGCTCTTCTTCATCATGTATTTTGCCTCCCTGATCGGAAACATTTCCATCATCTTGGTGATCATCAGATGTCCTCAATTACACACTcctatgtatttctttctctgcaGTCTGTCCACGGTGGACCTCTGTTTGACAACAGCCACAGTGCCCAAACTATTGTTTAATCTCTTTTCTGGGCGGAAGACGATTTCATTCTATGGCTGCTTCATCCAGATGTATTTCTTTCTCTGTGCCGGAGTTATGGACAGCTTCCTGCTTGCAGTGATGGCATTTGACCGCTACCTAGCAATCTGCGACCCCATGCACTATACAACGATCATGAGCCGGAAAGTGTGTGTATTACTGGTGGCTGGCTCCTGGATGATTGTGTCCCTACATGCATTGATGCATACAGTTATGAGTGCTAGTTTATCTTTCTGCAGCTCCAATGTAATCCATCATTTCTTCTGTGATGTCCCACCTATGCTGAAGCTTTCATGCTCTGCCACTTTTGCAAATGAGATGATAATTTTTACTGAGGGCTCCTTCATCATTATGGGGCCCATGATATTCATTATCGTATCATATATCAGAATCATTTCCACTGTACTTAAGATTCAGTCATCAAAGGGAAGGAACAAAGCATTCTCAACTTGCACATCACACCTCACTGCTGTTACATTGTTCTATGGTGCAATTCTCTTCATGTACTTTCGGCCATCCTCAAGTTACTCCTTAGAATATGACAAAGCGATCAGTGTTATATACACTGTAGTGACTCCAATGCTAAATCCATTCATCTACAGTTTGAGGAACAAGGAAGTCAAAGGGGCTCTTCGAAAAACCTGGATTAGATCCTGA